The genomic stretch gaaatttttttttttagatgGGTAGGGAAGAGGCGAATACTAAGAGATTGTTCTCAATTATTATTTGTTGgggtgtggtgatggtgatgtgacGTGCTTTGTGCTGGCTTTTGCTTGTGGTTTTGATGTGGTTTTTACTGGTCTCTTTGGGGGTTGAAGAGAGGTTAGGTATACGAGTTGGTAATGTGTCAATGTGTTGATGGCATCTCTGGAGAGCACCCATTTGGTGAACTCTCTTCTCACCTCCAACTCCGACATCACGAATTCGAGCGGTATTGTCATGCGTTCattttcctttatttcccTTTTGGTATCCCCCAACAATATCATAcattcccttccctttcccttcccttcccttcccttccctctttcctccccctttcaTCCCCCATTCATAATCTAACCTGTCCACCCCCCTCAGTCCTAACCCCCTCAACTGTCAtctccccgccctcctccccccgaAGGCTAGCCAAAACCCTCGACCCAACCTTTtgccccccatcctccatcctcgGCACCATTTTTTCCAAGTAGAAGCCGCTGTCGGGTCTCCTCTCAGCCTTGACCTCCCACTTTTCCAGCTTGCGGTCGACCTCGGCGACTTTGACGAGTTCTTTCACTTTCATGATCATGCCTGCGAATTGGGGCTCGACGGGGTGGTAGACGGTCTGGGAGCGCTTGTGGAGGCCGAGAGCAGATAACACGTCGCGGGTGCGCTGGGGGAGGCCGATGGCTGAGCGGTGGAGGGTTATGCGGAAGTAGgacatgatggcggtgggatgtgtggctgtggtggttgtgggagctgggagggggttagcTTGCGTTCTGAACGGGAGGGGAAATTGGTAGGGTGTTCTCTCCGAGGCGTGAATCCCCCTCCAGATCTGGGGAATCAAAAAGTCGGCTGCTCGACGAGGACAAGAACAAACCTTTTTGTTatctcctttttcccttcttctccttctcagcaAGCTATCGACCAGCGGCGCGAACCCAATCTCCGACTCGACTCGTGTGATTTACTATCTCTTCGGACCTTCGTTGACGAACTGACAATCTTCGGAGTCGGCAGCAAAACAGTCGCGATAGCTGGGTCAATCAGCGATTCATGCCAAGGCCTACCCATCCCAgtccaaccccaaccccggaGCCGCCCAAACTCAAAACCACGGAAGAAATTCTGCCGGGCTTTTCCGCCTTTTTGGGACCGGAGCTTTTGGTGGGGTTCAACGTTCCCCACTATAGCTCCCGCTTCCAAGTTCTCAAGGTGCCCAGCTTGAAATGACTTGACACCGCCGCCGGGAGCTCCGTCATTGAGGATGGTACGGATGTCAGATGCTTCCGACCCGACCGAGCCGAGGACTTTTTAGCAAtgctgaggatgaggagaatgAGATTAGATTTGCAACGATCAGAGAATGGTGAGGAAATCCATGGGGCTTGGGTTACACGGAGTACACAtccacccaccaaccaccaccatcaccagcattCCCGTCCCCCGGGCAGTTCGGCGATTCAGCTCCTTTGCGGGTAGGTAACTTTGAAGCCGACGACAAAGTACCAGTACATTGGTATGTACAGCTACTTTCGAGTTGTTTTGACACAAAGCACAACTCCGCAGGTTCCATTCAACATGATACCCTggaacaaccaacaacccaagGAAAGCTTGCGGTTCCACCTGGatgcgaggagggggggggggggaaacaTTCATCCAAGCCAAATCCTAACCGCCAAAATTGGCAACAGCtcgtctgtctgtctgtttgtttgtttgtctgtctgtctggcCGTCCAAGCCGGCATTTCAACATTTGTCAGTGGACAGTAGTTCCAGCCCGGAAATCTATCCATGCATAGGAGGTGAGCTCTCAAACGACCCCCGCCATTGTAACATCACCACTTATCGACATCAGAATCGTGGGTATCAACTTGGCGATGTGTTCGCAATGATTGAACAGAATGGGGAAAGTTGAAGTCCAGAATTCCAAATTCTACACAGAATAAGGGAGACAGAGACCCCCACGATCTTGATATCCTTGATCGAGGGCGCCATCCCAAAGCCAAGAAGGCCGCTCACCCGCATCGTCAAAAGCCAATTCCAAATACTACATCACTAGCCTCAACCTTTCTCGAGCAAGCATCTTCACTGCGTTTCCAGAACCTTGGCGTACATGAGATGCAACTTCACTCACCACCATAGCAACAAAATGTAAAACATCTCGACACACATTCCTCTTTCATTATAATCCCCTAGTTCGCCATGTGGAGGATGTACCTCCTGAATGTTGGACCCCGATGCAATGCAAGCTGCAGGAACAGCCCGAGAACATAGTCAAGATAAGAAGCAATGTGAAGCTCACCCTGGTCCCATGTGGGCAGGCAGTGACTATCATGACACCGGAGCTGCATACCACGAGGCAAGGCACTGCGGGATGACGGGCATCATGTCCAACACAGCAGGTCCCCATCTGATCACCATGCATGTCGGAGGACAGAGGTACTGTGCATGTCCCACTCTTCCAAATAGTCACAAGAAGCAGGGACGGAATTGACTCGCAGCTTGCTTGGGAATTGCCATCTCGAGTATCCTGGCGCAACCGTTCACCGAGGGATGGTATTCACTCAGGGATGGTATTCATGAAGATACACTTTCGGACGAAAATCATGGACCACCACAAGCACAAAATCTCTCACGGTAAACCAAGTACAGCAACAAATCACTTCCATATCTTCATTAAAGTGCTTAGCTATGTAACTTAAAAATCACAACAAGAGGTGTTCAAATCCCATCCCTTGGTTTCCCATCCATGACcgtccccaccacccatccgtacacaacccccccaatgTCTAGCATCTTTTCCACATGTTGCATGGATAGCAAACAAAAGACGAAAAGACATCAGAACAATACAGAGTtcaaaaaaaataataaaaaaaaatcatgACCAAATAATTCCATTCGTTGACGTAAAAAACGTGTAGTTTCCTCTAAACCCATGTCCGTTTGCGCGCCAACTTTTGATTTGTCTAACAATGCCCAAAAACCGCTTACATCTGCACCTCAACACGGCCCTCGGCGCCTGGAGGACCAGACTGCTGGAGGGAAGGAAGAAGGTAGGTGATATCATCCCAAGGATGGCGGTAGAGGCCAGTGCGCAGTCTCTTCTGATCGAGGTAGTGGGCAATAAGACCAATGCTGCGACCAAGAACAAAGAGACCGTTGAGCACACCCATGCCGAGGTagtcctcggcctcctcggcggtgAAGGCACCGCAGTTTCTGACCAGGTCCACGAAGCAGACGGCAATGCAGCCATCGACGTTGAGAATGAGGTTGTCCttcttggaggtggtgacggtCTCGACGGCGAGCGCATAGTCGAGAAGCTTGTGGTTGGGGAACTTGGCCTTGACGTACTCCTTGACGAGCTCCACACGCAAATCGGGGTTGTTGCGGGACTTGACACGGTGACCAATACCGGGAATGAGCTTGTTCGCCTTGCGCATGCTGTCGACGAACTCACGGGGGCTGAGGCCCTTGTCAAAGGCCTTGGTGAACTCCTCAGCGGCACCGTCAAGGGCACCGCCGAAACGAGAACCGATGGTGAGGAGACCAGAGACGAGAGCGCTGATCAGGTCCTTACCGGCacgggtggtgatgatggtgttcaTGGCACCCGACACGGCGGGGCCGTGGTCAGCGGTAAGCATGAGGACCATCTCCAAGAACTTGGAGGCGTATggtgggaggcggcggcggaaCCACAGCAGAGACATGACACCACCGATACCGATATCTTCCCTGAACACGTCTGAGATGGGCATACCAGCGTAGAGGAGTTCCTGGCCACGGTCATCGGAAATGGTGGAAATGAAGGCAGCGGGCTTGCGGATGAGACCAAGCTCCTGGGCCCACGAGTAATCGATGGGGATCTTGGGCACAACGGGCTCGGGCTGGGGCTTGATGGTGCCCTCCTTGACGAGCTTCTCGTACACCTGCCTAAGGAGAGCGGGCATGTCCTCGAAGGTCTCGGGGACGTAGAAACCGGCCTCCCTCATGCTCTCGTTCTTCATCTTGGCAGTTTCGAGCTGAGAATTGGCAAAGGCACCAGCGTGGCCGAACTGAACCTCAGTCTTGAACATGCTGGCGCAGGTACCGATAGCCCACGCGACAATGGGCTTGGTAATGATGCCCTGTTTGACGGCATCAATGACCTTGTATTCCTCGACACCACCGACCtcaccgaggaggacgaggatctTGCACCCAGGATCGGCCTGGTAACGCAAGAGGTGGTCAATGAAGGTGGTGCCGGGGTAACGATCACCACCAATGGCCACACCCTCGTAGACACCATCCGTGTTGTTGGCAATAATGTTGTTGAGCTCGTTGGACATGCCACCGGACTTGGAAACGTAGCCAACGGAACCCTTGCGGTAGAGCTTGGAAGCAACAATGTTGTCCATCATACCACCAGTGTTACCAATCTTGAAGCAGCCGGGCTTGATGCCACCGACGGTGGCAGGGCCGATAATGGTgacgcccttcttcttggcaaTGTGGGCGATCTCACGAGCACGCTGGAGGAAGCCAAACCGTCAGTCTCTCGACCAATCGCTGCTGAGACGAAAACACTTACACGCTCGGGGACACCCTCAGCAATGATGGCAATGGTCTTGATCTGGGGGTACTCCATCAGCTCCATGGTGGACTGGTAGACTGAGCGGGAGGAAGCAAAGTTGACAACGACATCAACATCGGGGTGCTTGGAAATGGCCTTGGGCACCTCCTGGTAGACCGGGAGAAGAGTCTCGCTGGTGCCCCAGTACATCTTGCTGACGAACTGGCCGCCGAATGTGTAGATGATGCCGGCGACGGAGGGGGTCGCCCGCTTGCAGATGAAGTCGAAATCGAGCATGCCCTGCACGGCGCG from Podospora pseudopauciseta strain CBS 411.78 chromosome 3, whole genome shotgun sequence encodes the following:
- the MRPL33 gene encoding 39S ribosomal protein L33, mitochondrial (COG:J; EggNog:ENOG503P5MP); the protein is MSYFRITLHRSAIGLPQRTRDVLSALGLHKRSQTVYHPVEPQFAGMIMKVKELVKVAEVDRKLEKWEVKAERRPDSGFYLEKMVPRMEDGGQKVGSRVLASLRGEEGGEMTVEGVRTEGGGQVRL
- the acl1 gene encoding ATP citrate lyase subunit 1 (EggNog:ENOG503NU5J; COG:C); the encoded protein is MSPAASNGTNGANGASNPTGGLSANDNIRRFAAPSRPLSPLPAHALFNDKTRCFVYGMQPRAVQGMLDFDFICKRATPSVAGIIYTFGGQFVSKMYWGTSETLLPVYQEVPKAISKHPDVDVVVNFASSRSVYQSTMELMEYPQIKTIAIIAEGVPERRAREIAHIAKKKGVTIIGPATVGGIKPGCFKIGNTGGMMDNIVASKLYRKGSVGYVSKSGGMSNELNNIIANNTDGVYEGVAIGGDRYPGTTFIDHLLRYQADPGCKILVLLGEVGGVEEYKVIDAVKQGIITKPIVAWAIGTCASMFKTEVQFGHAGAFANSQLETAKMKNESMREAGFYVPETFEDMPALLRQVYEKLVKEGTIKPQPEPVVPKIPIDYSWAQELGLIRKPAAFISTISDDRGQELLYAGMPISDVFREDIGIGGVMSLLWFRRRLPPYASKFLEMVLMLTADHGPAVSGAMNTIITTRAGKDLISALVSGLLTIGSRFGGALDGAAEEFTKAFDKGLSPREFVDSMRKANKLIPGIGHRVKSRNNPDLRVELVKEYVKAKFPNHKLLDYALAVETVTTSKKDNLILNVDGCIAVCFVDLVRNCGAFTAEEAEDYLGMGVLNGLFVLGRSIGLIAHYLDQKRLRTGLYRHPWDDITYLLPSLQQSGPPGAEGRVEVQM